The sequence TTATGTTGTGCTTTTCGAGTATCTGCACGGTGTTTAGCACGGTCATGTACCCGGCCTTTATTTCCAGCACGTCCAATCCCGTGCAGACGTTCTCTTTCACTTCCGATGTGACGCCAAACGGCTCGTCCGTTCTTGTGACCGAGACGAAGATATTTCGCTCATAGATGATGTTCATCGAGACCATGCAGTGTATGATGTGCCTCGATACCATGTGCCAGTTCTTCGTAAAGAAGAGCGCGGTGCCGGGGATGTTCTTGTCCTTGTCGTAAATCTGCTCGTAGGCTGTCGAGAACACTTCTATCTCGAGCGGCATAAGCGACTTATAGAGCGCCCTCGAGCCGTACACCCAGAGAAGTATGGAGATAAAGGGTATCGAGGCAAGGATTAGCGACCAGTACGCGCCGTGGGGCAGTTTGTTCAAGCACGCGAGGAGAAAGACCACGTCGGCAGAGAGAACTATGGTGATTAACGCGAGACGGAGGTACTTCCTTGTCGAGAAGAAGATGGCCCACATGAGTATCGCGCTTATCGTCATCGTGCCGATCGCCGCAAGGCCGTATGCAGCGGCCAGGTTTTCCGAGGCCTTGAAGTGCAGCATCGCGGCTATGACGAGGGTCATAAGCGTCCAGTTCATGAACCCCAAGTATATCTGCGACTTTATGTGAGAGGACGTGTATTGCACTCGCATCATGGGTATTATGCGCGTGTTGATGCATTGATAGGCGATCGAGAAAACGCCGCTTATCATGGCCTGCGATGCGATGATGGTCGCCGTTAGCGTTAGAAGGAGAAACGGTATGTAGGCCCAGTTCAAGTTCGTGTTGACCATGCCAAATAGCACGGTCTTTGTCTCAGGGTGGCCAAGAAGGAACGCGCCCTGGCCAAGGTAGTTTATGACGAGCGCGACGAAGACGAAGTACCACGCGTTCACGATGGACTTTCTCCCCAGATGCCCCATGTCCGCGTACATGGCCTCGGAGCCGGTTGCGCAAAGGATTACCTCCGAGAGCACGATGAACCCGGCTATCTTGTTGTCCATGAGGAACTTTATTGCGTAGTACGGGTTTACTGCGGCCAGGACGTCGGGCCTCTGAACTATCGATATCAGCCCGGTTATAGTGAGGGCTATGAACCAGACTACCATGATGGGGCCAAACATCCTTGCGACAGTGTCAGTGCCCTTGTACTGGAATATGAAGAGGCCGATTGCTATGACTATGGACATTGCGACTATCGAGTTCTGCCCCATGCCCTCGAACACGGGGATGAGGGTTAGGCCCTCGACAGCCGAGAGTATGCTTATTGCCGGGGTGATGACGCCGTCGCCAAGAAGAAGCGACACGCCAAGGTACGACATTACGGTCAGTACCGATACGGTGCGCCCCTTTTTGAGGGTACGCGTTAGAATTTCCCGAAGCACGATGGTGCCGCCTTCGCCCTTGTGGCTAAGGTTGGTGGCAAGGACGGCGTATCCGACGGTTACGAGGATAATAAGGGTCCAGACGATAAGCGAGAGTATGCCGAAGATGTTCGCTTTCGTCGGGGCCGTAATGAGGAATATTACGGTCAGCGTGTATATGGGGCTTGTCCCGATGTCGCCGAAGACGACGCCCATGGACTTCATGACGCCGGAGCCAAACGATGCGGGTTGGTCTTGTCTCATGTCAGGGGTTCCGTTACTCGATTTTATAATGCGATATTTACGCGGCGTAGTCAAGGGTTTTCGGGCAGGGGCGGTGGCGGCTTTTATATTCGGGTGCAGGCCCTCGGCCTGCTATAGGTATCACGCCTGTCCGGCTGCCTTCTTTTCCCTATTGACTACTCCATTTTTGCCTGATATCTTAATAATCTGCTATAGTTAGGCGCTTTTTTCGACATTACAAATAAACGCCCAAAAGGAGGGTTTTTAAAATGGACTGGGGACTTAGAAATCGCTTATCTCGTATCATAAAGCCTGCTACAGGAAAGACCGTTATGCTGGCAATCGACCACGGCTACTTCCTTGGCCCGACAACCGGGCTCGAGGAACCGGCAAAGGTCGCAGCCCCGCTTCTTCCCTATGCCGACACGCTCATGCCCACAAGGGGCGTATTAAGGAACTGCATTGACGCGAATTTCGACATTCCGGTGTGCCTTAGGGTGTCTGGTGGAACGAGCGTATTGAAGGAAGACCTTTCGAACGAAGAGTTGACGGTTTCGCTAAAAGACGCCATACGCCTTAACGTCGCGGCAGTGGCGCTTTCCATATTCGTCGGGTCTCCAAACGAAAAGCAGTCTTTAAAGAACATGGCCGACTTAATCGACGATGCAAACGACTACGGTATGCCGGTGCTTGCCGTAACGGCAGTTGGTAAGGACATGGTAAGGGACGCAAGGTACCTTGCCCTCGCAACACGCATAGCTGGCGAGATGGGCGCGCATTTTGTTAAGACCTACTACTGCGACGACTTCGAAAAGGTCACGAAAACAAGCCCCGTGCCCGTGGTTATTGCAGGAGGCAAGAAAATCCCTGAGAAGGAAGCGCTCGAGCTCTCCTACAAGGCCATACAGGCCGGAGCAGTCGGCGTTGACATGGGCCGTAACATATTCCAGAGCGATAACCCTGTGCCGATGATTAAGACAGTACGCGAGGTTGTGCACGCGGGGCTTAAGCCGGATAAGGCCTTTGATATGTATCAGACCTTGTCAGCCGAAGCAAAGAAAAAGAAGACGGCATAAGCGCGCGGGGGATTCGGGTACATGCCATCGATGAAGGCTGCTGTATACTATAAGAACTCGGATGTAAGGATAGAGGACGTTACGCGCCCCGTTATAAAGGACGGCGAGTTGCTCGTGAAAATCATGGCAAGCGGCATCTGCGGCAGCGACGTCATGGAGTGGTACCGCATAAAGAAGGCGCCAATAGTGCTCGGCCACGAAATAGCTGGCATTGTCGAGGAAGTGGGAGCAGGGGTTGGGAACTTTAAAAAAGGCGACCGCGTGACGGTTGCGCACCATATACCTTGCAACACGTGCCGCCACTGCCTTGCGGGAAATCATTCGGTGTGCGATACGCTAAGGACAACGAACTTCGACCCCGGCGGGTTCTGCGAGTTTGTAAGGGTGCCTGCAATCAATGTCGACAGGGGGGTATATAAGCTCCCGGAGAACGTTTCTTTCGAAGAGGGGACATTTAGCGAGCCGCTTGGCTGCGTAATACGCGGCTTTCGCCTGATGCAGATGAGGCCCGGGGCCTCTATTCTTGTAATCGGTAGCGGCATGTCCGGGCTTCTGCATATAAAGCGTGCGCGTGCGCTCGGCTCGGGGCCAATAACGGCCGTGGATGTGTCGGATGTAAAGCTCGACTTTGCGGTTAAGAGCGGCGCAGACCTTGCCTTGAAGGCAGATGCCGATATTGCAGCAGAGATGCAAAAGAAGTTTGGCCGCATGGCTGATATAGTTGTTCTTTGCACTGCGCATGATAACGCTATAAAGACCGCGCTAAAATGTGTGGAAAGGGCTGGCACGATTATGTTCTTTGCCCCGAAGTCTCCGGGTGAGACATACGCCATGCCGCTTTTTGATTTATGGAAGGATAACATAACGTTTCGTAACACATATGCCTCTACGCCCGTTGACACTGTCGAGGCGCTCGATATGATGGCATCGAAGCGAGTCATGGTGGAGGACATGATAACCCACCGTCTCGCGTTAAAGGACGCTGCCGAGGGCTTCAAGCTCGTTGCAGAGGCAAAGAATTCGGTAAAAGTACTGATAGAGCCGCAGAGGTAGGTCTTATGGCCGGGGTCATGAAGAAAATAGGATTCGTTGCTAAGTTTGGCAATCCGAGGGCGCTTGACCTTTGCGCAGCGCTTGCCGAACTCGTCCATTCGCGCGGCATCGAGGCCTACGGCAGCGCTGAGCTTGTCTCCATGGTAAAGGGGGTAAAGGCCGCCACCGACGATGAAATGAAGCAGAACGTCGAGGCCGTGGTGGTGCTTGGCGGCGACGGCACCATGCTCTACGCAGCCAGGGTGCTAAACGGCAAGAAGGTGCCAATCCTTGGCGCCAACATGGGAGGGCTCGGGTTCCTCACCTCCATACGGGTCGAGGAGATATTTGATTCGGTCGAGCGTCTTATAAGCGGTAACTACGAGACCGAGGAGCGCATGATGCTAAACGTCCGTATCGTGCGCGGCATTAACATACTGGCCGAGCACAACGTTCTTAACGACGTTGTCATCAAAAGCAAGCAGGCGCGGCTCGTTAAGCTCGATACGAGCATCAACAAGGAATACGTAACGACCTTCAGGGCCGACGGCATAATAGTCGCCTCTCCAACCGGCTCGACAGCTTACGCTCTCTCGGCATCGGGCCCCATACTCTACCCGACCATACATTCGATAAGCATTGTTCCTATATGCCCGTTTAACCTCACCAACCGCCCGGTCGTCATACCGGACTGGATGGACGTTGACATTACCATAAAGGAAGGCAACCCCGAGTGCTTTGCGACAATTGACGGCCAGATAGACGTCGATATCACCGCAGGCGACAGGGTGGTTGTAAAGAGGGCGGAGAGCAATGTCTATCTCGTCAAAACCAAGGGCAAGGGCTACTTCGATATCCTTAGGGAGCGCCTGTCATGGGAAGCAAAGAGCAAGTGAAGTAAAGATTAAGTAAGCCGTAAAATCCGCCTGTTTTCTGGTATAATGCCCCCATGCTTCTTGAGCTCAATATCGGCGATTTCGCCATCATAGACGACTTGAACATCGCTTTCACGCCCGGGCTTAATGTTTTTACCGGAGAGACCGGCGCGGGCAAGAGTATTATCATCGGCGCCATAGAGCTCGTGCTCGGCGACAGGGCTTCCGTTGAGATGGTAAGGAGCGGCAAGGAGGAGGCCAGGGTCGAGGCTTTCTTCGATATAAAGGGCGCAAAGCCGGTATCGAGAATCCTCGATGAGAGTGGGCTTCCCAAATACGAACAGGTGCTGATAAGGCGCGTCATCAACAAGAACGGCAGAAACAAGGTCATGGTCAACGACAGCCTTTCGACCATAGTAACGCTTTCGGAAATAGGCAGGCGCTTAATCGACATCTACGGACAGAGCGAGCACCAGTCGCTAACTAGGGTCGAGGAGCACATAGACATGCTTGACCTCTTTGGCAGCCTCGCAAACCTACGCGCAGAGATGAGCGATTCCTACAGGAAGTTCGCCGCAGCCCAGAAGACCTACGATTCCATGATGGAGGGTATTAATAAGGATGCTGCGGACATGGACCTTCTAAGGTTCCAGTCAAAGGAGCTTTCCGATGCGGCGCTGAAATCAGGCGAGGAAGAGGAGCTTAAAAAAGAGCGCGGCCTGCTTGTAAATTCCGAAAAACTCATTACACTTGTAGGAGGGGCCGAGGGCGCGCTTTATTCCTCTAATGAATCCATACTTTCGGCGCTTGGCAATATCGTTAAGTCCATAAAGTCGGCTGCAAAGCTCGACGCAAGGTTGATACAGACAGGTGACAGGTTAGATACCTTGATAATCGAACTTGAGGACTGTGCGTCGTTTTTAAGGGATTATGTGTCGAGGTTGGAGGCAGACCCCGATAGGCTAGATAAGCTCGAGTCCAGGCTCGCGCTGATAGAGAAGCTAAGGAAGAAATACTCGGCACAGACAATCGATGATCTTCTTGAGAAACAAAAAACAGTGGAGGCGCGCCTTTCATCCATAGACACGAACGATGAAAAGCTAAAGGAGGCAGGAAAGGCGCTTGAGAGGGCGAAGGAGGAATGCGCTGTCATAGCCGACTCTCTTAGCGAGGCAAGGCGTAAGCAGGCCGCCGCGTTAAAGACCTCGATAGAAAAGGAACTTTCTGAGCTTGGTATGAAGGGGGCGATTTTCGAGGCGAGTATCGAAACCGACAGAAATGAAGACCAGTCCCCGCGCTTTGGCGAGAAGGGCGCTGACAGAGTGATCTTCCTTATCTCCACAAACCCGGGAGAAGATGTAAAGCCGCTATCGAAGGTGGCATCCGGAGGAGAGCTTTCGAGAATCATGCTTGCGATGAAGGCAGTTACCGCGCTTGGCAAGGTGCCGACCCTTATCTTCGATGAGGTCGATACGGGAGTTGGAGCCCCGATGGCGCAGGTCGTCGGTAAAAAGCTTAAGGCAGTTTCTAAAAAGCACCAGGTTATTTGCATTACGCACATGCCGCAGATAGCAGCTTTTGCAGACACGCATTTTTACGTGTCCAAGACGCAGACAAAGGACGGACGGACCGTTACGCGCGTTAAGAAGCTCGATGACAAGGAACGCATCGAACAGGTTGCCGTGATGCTTGGAGGCGCAAAGCCGACTGACGCGACCATCAAGGCTGCCAAGGAACTTTTCGCTTCTGCAGCCAAATAGAAGAGAGGATACGAAACGGACAATGAAGGACTCGGGGCGCATAAAATCGGTTATGGATAAGGCAATTGAGCAGGCTGTTGCTGCAGTTGACGGCCGCGTTGACGCATACGAGGTCTACGTCGCATTTAACCGAGGCAAAGGGGTCGAGTCCAAGGGGCTAAAGGCCGATTCCATAAAGGTGCGCTCGGGTTTCGGAGTGGGGCTTAGGACCCTAAAGAGCGCGCGCCCGGGGTTTTCGTTTACCACCGTTACAAATGAAGCGGCTATTAAAAAGATGGCCGACGACGCCCTGACAGGGAGCATCGGCGCTTCGGAGGATGAGTTTATCGTATTCCCAAAGGCAGGTTCGGCGCGTGAGGCAGACCTTGGGCTCACGGATGCCTCCTTCGACGACACGACCGATGAGAAGATAATAGACACGGCAGTGTGCATCGAGCGAGAGGCTCGCGATTATGATAAGCGCATAACGCGCGTTCGCAAGGCCTCTTACGGCGAGAACTATGCCTGCGCGAGGCTCGTTAACTCGAGCGGCGTGGACGTATTTAGCGAGGCTACTTTCTACTCAGGCTCGGTCATGGCCGTTGCCGAGGAGGCAGGGATAAGCGAGATGGGCTGGGACGCCGACTTCTCTCATAAGAGGGGTGGCGTTGATTGCGCCTTTGTAGGAAGAAGCGCGGCAGAGAGGGCGGTTGAGATGCTCGGGGCAAAGACCATGGGCACCATTAAGTGCAAGGCCGTGTTCGAAAATACCATTGTGATTGAGTTCCTAGAGGCGCTTTCCTCGTCGTTTCTCGGCGATAACGTCGTAAAGGGCAAGTCCATGCTAAAGGACAAGCTTGGCAAGAAGGTTGCCTCTTCCATTGTGAGCATTTACGACGACGGACTTATGCCGGGCGGCTGGGGCTCTTCGTTATACGATTCTGAAGGAGTGCCGAGGATAAAGACCGCGCTCATAAAGGACGGCATGTGTGAGACCTTTTTATATGACTCGTACTGGGCAAGGCGCGCTGGCAAGGCCTCTACCGGGAGCGCCGGGCGGGGCGGCTTCAAGGGCTCGCCGTATGTCACGACATCGAACCTTTACATGGAAAAAGGCAGCGTGCCTTTTGACGAGCTTCTAAAGGGCATGGGTAAGGGGCTTATCATAAAGTCCATACTCGGCGCGCATACGATAGACTCCGTAAGCGGGGATTTCTCTCTCGGCGCAAGCGGGCTCTGGGTCGAGGACGGCAAGGTTGCCTATCCGGTTCGCGGCATGGCGATAGCCGGAAACCTGATAGAGCTTTTTTCATCTGTTGAGGCCGTTGGCTCTGATATGCGCTTAATGGGCTCTACAGGCGCTCCGAGCGTGCTCGTAGGCTCGATAGAGGCG comes from Deltaproteobacteria bacterium and encodes:
- a CDS encoding NAD(+)/NADH kinase, whose product is MAGVMKKIGFVAKFGNPRALDLCAALAELVHSRGIEAYGSAELVSMVKGVKAATDDEMKQNVEAVVVLGGDGTMLYAARVLNGKKVPILGANMGGLGFLTSIRVEEIFDSVERLISGNYETEERMMLNVRIVRGINILAEHNVLNDVVIKSKQARLVKLDTSINKEYVTTFRADGIIVASPTGSTAYALSASGPILYPTIHSISIVPICPFNLTNRPVVIPDWMDVDITIKEGNPECFATIDGQIDVDITAGDRVVVKRAESNVYLVKTKGKGYFDILRERLSWEAKSK
- a CDS encoding alcohol dehydrogenase catalytic domain-containing protein, yielding MKAAVYYKNSDVRIEDVTRPVIKDGELLVKIMASGICGSDVMEWYRIKKAPIVLGHEIAGIVEEVGAGVGNFKKGDRVTVAHHIPCNTCRHCLAGNHSVCDTLRTTNFDPGGFCEFVRVPAINVDRGVYKLPENVSFEEGTFSEPLGCVIRGFRLMQMRPGASILVIGSGMSGLLHIKRARALGSGPITAVDVSDVKLDFAVKSGADLALKADADIAAEMQKKFGRMADIVVLCTAHDNAIKTALKCVERAGTIMFFAPKSPGETYAMPLFDLWKDNITFRNTYASTPVDTVEALDMMASKRVMVEDMITHRLALKDAAEGFKLVAEAKNSVKVLIEPQR
- the lsrF gene encoding 3-hydroxy-5-phosphonooxypentane-2,4-dione thiolase; the protein is MDWGLRNRLSRIIKPATGKTVMLAIDHGYFLGPTTGLEEPAKVAAPLLPYADTLMPTRGVLRNCIDANFDIPVCLRVSGGTSVLKEDLSNEELTVSLKDAIRLNVAAVALSIFVGSPNEKQSLKNMADLIDDANDYGMPVLAVTAVGKDMVRDARYLALATRIAGEMGAHFVKTYYCDDFEKVTKTSPVPVVIAGGKKIPEKEALELSYKAIQAGAVGVDMGRNIFQSDNPVPMIKTVREVVHAGLKPDKAFDMYQTLSAEAKKKKTA
- a CDS encoding KUP/HAK/KT family potassium transporter; the protein is MRQDQPASFGSGVMKSMGVVFGDIGTSPIYTLTVIFLITAPTKANIFGILSLIVWTLIILVTVGYAVLATNLSHKGEGGTIVLREILTRTLKKGRTVSVLTVMSYLGVSLLLGDGVITPAISILSAVEGLTLIPVFEGMGQNSIVAMSIVIAIGLFIFQYKGTDTVARMFGPIMVVWFIALTITGLISIVQRPDVLAAVNPYYAIKFLMDNKIAGFIVLSEVILCATGSEAMYADMGHLGRKSIVNAWYFVFVALVINYLGQGAFLLGHPETKTVLFGMVNTNLNWAYIPFLLLTLTATIIASQAMISGVFSIAYQCINTRIIPMMRVQYTSSHIKSQIYLGFMNWTLMTLVIAAMLHFKASENLAAAYGLAAIGTMTISAILMWAIFFSTRKYLRLALITIVLSADVVFLLACLNKLPHGAYWSLILASIPFISILLWVYGSRALYKSLMPLEIEVFSTAYEQIYDKDKNIPGTALFFTKNWHMVSRHIIHCMVSMNIIYERNIFVSVTRTDEPFGVTSEVKENVCTGLDVLEIKAGYMTVLNTVQILEKHNI
- the recN gene encoding DNA repair protein RecN, which translates into the protein MLLELNIGDFAIIDDLNIAFTPGLNVFTGETGAGKSIIIGAIELVLGDRASVEMVRSGKEEARVEAFFDIKGAKPVSRILDESGLPKYEQVLIRRVINKNGRNKVMVNDSLSTIVTLSEIGRRLIDIYGQSEHQSLTRVEEHIDMLDLFGSLANLRAEMSDSYRKFAAAQKTYDSMMEGINKDAADMDLLRFQSKELSDAALKSGEEEELKKERGLLVNSEKLITLVGGAEGALYSSNESILSALGNIVKSIKSAAKLDARLIQTGDRLDTLIIELEDCASFLRDYVSRLEADPDRLDKLESRLALIEKLRKKYSAQTIDDLLEKQKTVEARLSSIDTNDEKLKEAGKALERAKEECAVIADSLSEARRKQAAALKTSIEKELSELGMKGAIFEASIETDRNEDQSPRFGEKGADRVIFLISTNPGEDVKPLSKVASGGELSRIMLAMKAVTALGKVPTLIFDEVDTGVGAPMAQVVGKKLKAVSKKHQVICITHMPQIAAFADTHFYVSKTQTKDGRTVTRVKKLDDKERIEQVAVMLGGAKPTDATIKAAKELFASAAK
- a CDS encoding TldD/PmbA family protein produces the protein MKDSGRIKSVMDKAIEQAVAAVDGRVDAYEVYVAFNRGKGVESKGLKADSIKVRSGFGVGLRTLKSARPGFSFTTVTNEAAIKKMADDALTGSIGASEDEFIVFPKAGSAREADLGLTDASFDDTTDEKIIDTAVCIEREARDYDKRITRVRKASYGENYACARLVNSSGVDVFSEATFYSGSVMAVAEEAGISEMGWDADFSHKRGGVDCAFVGRSAAERAVEMLGAKTMGTIKCKAVFENTIVIEFLEALSSSFLGDNVVKGKSMLKDKLGKKVASSIVSIYDDGLMPGGWGSSLYDSEGVPRIKTALIKDGMCETFLYDSYWARRAGKASTGSAGRGGFKGSPYVTTSNLYMEKGSVPFDELLKGMGKGLIIKSILGAHTIDSVSGDFSLGASGLWVEDGKVAYPVRGMAIAGNLIELFSSVEAVGSDMRLMGSTGAPSVLVGSIEASGA